The following coding sequences are from one Lysinibacillus sp. FSL W8-0992 window:
- a CDS encoding phospholipase A2 family protein, translating to MNRNRRLRFCYPGYKYCGPGCSGPGSPTNAVDSCCKKHDACYSKYGRTKNCDELFQQCLLAHMNTNSKMGRDARLFFKVFDLRNNFF from the coding sequence GTGAATAGGAATAGAAGATTAAGATTTTGTTATCCTGGCTATAAATATTGCGGACCTGGATGTTCAGGACCTGGTTCACCAACAAATGCTGTTGACTCTTGTTGTAAGAAGCATGATGCTTGTTATTCAAAATATGGTAGAACAAAAAATTGCGATGAATTATTTCAGCAATGTTTATTAGCACATATGAATACCAATAGCAAAATGGGCAGAGATGCTAGACTGTTCTTCAAAGTTTTTGATTTGCGTAATAATTTCTTTTAA
- a CDS encoding DUF418 domain-containing protein produces MNPSVTQKERIVSLDIIRGLALFGILFINVGAYQIVVEGGPVPAYSKFNSVIDTLIDIFIEKKFFSIFSFLFGVGFYIFASRAEARGDKPRWRFARRLLALFVIGIVHIFFFWGSILSAYAVIGLFLLPFYRAQIDTIRNWLIGIITVHIVSILGQMFLPNLAILSTVFNVLGNDTITIFIMFLTGFLVAKADWIRNVRQLTKQIKLVLYVTAPIFVAISSWIWFASQNDDQKLQLVLGLGVIPTTYFYLASLFLILEHKNVVKMLQPIGRVGQMAFTNYLAQSFIGLAIISLMGLEVLSTSYIVIIAIMIFVIQIIFSIIYFKFFKIGPLEKVWRWMTYGRKVTTK; encoded by the coding sequence ATGAATCCATCCGTTACACAAAAAGAAAGAATTGTGTCCTTAGATATTATTCGGGGATTAGCGTTATTTGGTATTTTATTTATTAATGTAGGTGCTTATCAAATAGTAGTTGAAGGAGGACCGGTGCCAGCCTATAGTAAATTCAATAGTGTGATTGATACACTAATTGATATATTCATTGAGAAAAAATTCTTTTCCATTTTTTCATTTCTTTTCGGTGTCGGTTTTTATATTTTTGCTTCACGCGCTGAAGCAAGAGGTGATAAGCCTCGATGGCGTTTTGCAAGACGTTTACTAGCATTATTTGTTATTGGGATTGTGCACATATTTTTTTTCTGGGGTTCCATCCTTTCTGCATATGCAGTAATAGGTTTGTTCTTACTACCATTTTATCGAGCGCAGATTGATACAATTCGTAACTGGCTTATTGGCATAATTACTGTTCACATTGTAAGCATACTTGGGCAAATGTTTTTGCCAAACTTAGCTATCCTTTCAACAGTTTTCAATGTACTAGGGAATGATACAATAACTATTTTTATTATGTTTTTAACAGGTTTTCTAGTAGCAAAAGCTGACTGGATAAGAAATGTGAGACAACTTACCAAACAAATAAAGTTGGTCTTATATGTAACAGCTCCAATATTTGTAGCTATATCTAGTTGGATTTGGTTTGCATCTCAAAATGATGATCAAAAGCTTCAATTAGTACTAGGTTTAGGTGTAATCCCGACTACATATTTTTATTTAGCGAGTTTATTCCTGATTCTAGAACACAAAAATGTTGTAAAAATGCTACAGCCAATTGGACGGGTAGGTCAGATGGCATTTACAAATTACTTAGCTCAGAGTTTTATAGGGTTAGCTATTATATCGCTCATGGGACTCGAAGTACTTTCGACTTCCTATATTGTCATCATTGCCATTATGATTTTTGTAATTCAAATCATCTTTAGTATCATTTATTTTAAATTTTTCAAAATTGGGCCATTGGAAAAAGTGTGGAGATGGATGACGTACGGAAGAAAAGTAACGACAAAATAA